From Triticum aestivum cultivar Chinese Spring chromosome 4A, IWGSC CS RefSeq v2.1, whole genome shotgun sequence, a single genomic window includes:
- the LOC123082841 gene encoding glutamate decarboxylase 1 yields the protein MVLSRAVSDTDVSVHSTFASRYVRSSLPRYHMPEKSIPKEAAYQIINDELMLDGNPRLNLASFVTTWMEPECDKLVMASMNKNYVDMDEYPVTTEFQNRCVNMIAHLFHAPLGESETAVGVGTVGSSEAIMLAGLAFKRKWQNKRRAEGKPFDKPNIVTGANVQVCWEKFARYFEVELKEVKLREGYYVMDPEQAVEMVDENTICVAAILGSTLNGEFEDVKRINDLLEEKNKETGWETAIHVDAASGGFIAPFLYPELEWDFRLPWVKSINVSGHKYGLVYPGIGWCVWRTKDDLPDDLVFHINYLGTDQPTFTLNFSKGSSQVIAQYYQFIRQGFEGYRNIMENCQENAMVVKEGLERTGRFNIVSKDQGVPLVAFSLKDHTRHDEFEVSDMLRRFGWIVPAYTMPADAQHVTVLRVVIREEFSRTLAERLVLHIDTVMNQLDALPSNSVCQ from the exons ATGGTGCTCTCCCGGGCCGTCTCGGACACCGACGTGTCGGTGCACTCCACGTTCGCCTCGCGCTATGTCCGGTCGTCTCTCCCGAG GTACCACATGCCGGAGAAGTCGATCCCCAAGGAGGCGGCGTACCAGATCATCAACGATGAGCTGATGCTGGACGGCAACCCGCGGCTGAACCTGGCGTCGTTCGTCACGACGTGGATGGAGCCCGAGTGCGACAAGCTCGTCATGGCCTCCATGAACAAGAACTACGTGGACATGGACGAGTACCCCGTCACCACCGAGTTCCAG AACCGGTGCGTGAACATGATCGCGCATCTCTTCCACGCGCCACTGGGTGAGTCGGAGACGGCCGTGGGCGTGGGCACGGTGGGTTCATCGGAGGCCATCATGCTGGCGGGGCTGGCCTTCAAGAGGAAGTGGCAGAACAAGCGCAGGGCCGAGGGCAAGCCATTCGACAAGCCCAACATCGTCACAGGCGCCAACGTCCAA GTCTGCTGGGAGAAGTTCGCCAGGTACTTCGAGGTGGAGCTCAAGGAGGTGAAGCTGCGGGAGGGGTACTACGTGATGGACCCGGAGCAGGCGGTGGAGATGGTCGACGAGAACACCATCTGCGTCGCGGCGATCCTAGGCTCGACGCTCAACGGCGAGTTCGAGGACGTGAAGCGCATCAACGACCTGCTCGAAGAGAAGAACAAGGAGACAGGGTGGGAGACGGCGATCCACGTGGACGCGGCGAGCGGCGGCTTCATCGCGCCGTTCCTGTACCCGGAGCTGGAGTGGGACTTCCGGCTGCCGTGGGTGAAGAGCATCAACGTCAGCGGCCACAAGTACGGCCTCGTCTACCCCGGCATCGGCTGGTGCGTCTGGCGCACCAAGGACGACCTGCCGGACGACCTCGTCTTCCACATCAACTACCTCGGCACCGACCAGCCCACCTTCACGCTCAACTTCTCCAAGGGCTCCAGCCAGGTCATCGCGCAGTACTACCAGTTCATCCGCCAAGGCTTCGAG GGGTACAGGAACATCATGGAGAACTGCCAGGAGAACGCCATGGTGGTCAAGGAGGGCCTGGAGAGGACGGGCCGCTTCAACATCGTGTCCAAGGACCAAGGCGTGCCGCTCGTGGCCTTCTCCCTCAAGGACCACACCCGCCACGACGAGTTCGAGGTCTCCGACATGTTGCGCCGCTTCGGCTGGATCGTGCCGGCGTACACCATGCCCGCCGACGCGCAGCACGTCACGGTGCTCCGCGTCGTCATCCGGGAGGAGTTCAGTCGCACCCTCGCCGAGCGCCTCGTCCTCCACATCGACACCGTCATGAACCAGCTCGACGCGCTCCCGTCCAACAGCGTCTGCCAGTAA